Proteins encoded within one genomic window of Nonomuraea gerenzanensis:
- a CDS encoding dienelactone hydrolase family protein: protein MSGDLIVPDAAQGIVLFAHGSGSSRHSPRNRYVAGALNENGLGTLLFDLLTPEEEADRANVFDIPLLAGRLLERTAWVREQPGTKGLPVGYFGASTGAAAALWAAAEPDNPVAAIVSRGGRPDLAGDRLAAVRAPTLLVVGGRDPVVVGLNEEARRRLRADSRITVVPGATHLFEEPGALEAVAGHARDWFSTHFSGPREPM, encoded by the coding sequence ATGTCCGGCGATCTGATCGTTCCTGACGCCGCTCAGGGCATCGTGCTGTTCGCGCACGGCAGCGGCAGCAGCCGGCACAGCCCGCGCAACCGTTACGTGGCGGGCGCGCTCAACGAGAACGGGCTGGGCACGCTCCTGTTCGACCTGCTCACTCCCGAGGAGGAGGCCGACAGGGCGAACGTCTTCGACATCCCGCTGCTGGCCGGGCGGCTGCTGGAGCGCACCGCCTGGGTACGCGAGCAGCCCGGGACCAAGGGCCTGCCGGTCGGCTACTTCGGCGCCAGCACCGGCGCGGCGGCGGCCCTGTGGGCGGCGGCCGAGCCGGACAACCCGGTCGCCGCGATCGTCTCGCGCGGCGGGCGGCCCGACCTGGCCGGGGACCGGCTGGCGGCGGTCCGCGCGCCGACCCTGCTCGTCGTGGGCGGGCGCGACCCGGTGGTCGTGGGGCTGAACGAGGAGGCGCGGCGGCGCCTGCGCGCGGACAGCAGGATCACGGTCGTGCCGGGGGCGACGCACCTGTTCGAGGAGCCCGGCGCGCTGGAGGCCGTGGCCGGGCATGCCCGAGACTGGTTCAGCACCCACTTCTCCGGACCCAGGGAGCCGATGTGA
- a CDS encoding ATP-binding cassette domain-containing protein — MPLLEIDGLTWDTRGARRRLSPDPLMLGPGQTAVVVAREPAGADAFTDLLLGLEMPVGGRIGIGGHEITMRLPAEREIGLVPAGAGLLPHLTVERNLALAARDDLAPSFVQGRIAFMARRMDIQGFLRSRPHELAHDERLSVALARVLCRPLPVKVVVIEDRTGCGPCHAAVSGALRADPGLAVLVVTDDGTRVASLASPSCIWEITDVDEP, encoded by the coding sequence GTGCCACTTCTGGAGATCGACGGTCTCACCTGGGACACGCGGGGAGCCCGGCGCCGCCTGTCACCCGACCCGCTGATGCTCGGCCCCGGGCAGACCGCCGTGGTGGTGGCCCGGGAGCCCGCCGGGGCCGACGCGTTCACCGACCTCCTGCTCGGCCTGGAGATGCCCGTCGGCGGCCGGATCGGGATCGGCGGGCACGAGATCACCATGCGGCTGCCCGCGGAGCGCGAGATCGGGCTGGTCCCGGCCGGTGCGGGGCTGCTGCCGCACCTGACCGTCGAGCGCAACCTGGCGCTGGCCGCGCGTGACGACCTGGCGCCGTCGTTCGTGCAGGGCCGGATCGCGTTCATGGCCAGGCGGATGGACATCCAGGGCTTCCTGCGCTCCAGGCCGCACGAGCTGGCCCACGACGAGCGGCTGAGCGTCGCGCTGGCGCGGGTCCTGTGCCGGCCGCTGCCCGTGAAGGTGGTGGTGATCGAGGACCGGACGGGCTGCGGGCCGTGCCACGCGGCGGTGAGCGGCGCGTTGCGTGCCGATCCCGGGCTGGCCGTGCTCGTCGTGACCGACGACGGCACCAGGGTGGCCAGCCTCGCCTCCCCTTCCTGCATCTGGGAGATCACCGATGTCGATGAGCCGTAG
- a CDS encoding FUSC family protein, whose amino-acid sequence METETGRGREVPGSPLERIASGGAAALARVRSMGIGRWLRMEREVLAQTVKVTVACSVAWWLAAYVLKVDLPVLVPIGVLLTVSATAYSTLVRGGQQILAVVVGVGAATALIWLIGANVVTLAVLVVAGLVLTRLLNLPAQNVQIPITALLVFALGSTYGFARLADVLLGAGIGIAANLLVMPPRFVDKAGKELCGLSAELAGLAEDMSHGLRDGWDREMAGDWLDRARELSQRLEDTEQAAEQAAESVRLSPRRRRYDRRLRQVAEAATCLDHACHQLRGIARGLVDLIAGVRGLPGERGADLPEPLADELAALSRVFRDFGMLQVGHGRQEDMDDLCAALDDGERQQRRLADEFHRTRHVELRSLQGALLDDCARIRHEFDPDTGPHRAAFPKQD is encoded by the coding sequence ATGGAGACCGAAACGGGGCGCGGGCGCGAGGTGCCCGGCTCCCCGCTCGAACGCATCGCGTCGGGCGGGGCGGCGGCGCTCGCCCGCGTGCGGAGCATGGGGATCGGGCGCTGGCTGCGCATGGAGCGCGAGGTGCTGGCCCAGACGGTGAAGGTGACGGTGGCGTGCTCGGTGGCCTGGTGGCTGGCCGCGTACGTGCTCAAGGTGGACCTGCCGGTCCTCGTGCCCATCGGCGTCCTGCTGACGGTCTCCGCGACCGCGTACAGCACGCTGGTGCGCGGCGGCCAGCAGATCCTGGCCGTGGTGGTCGGCGTCGGCGCGGCCACGGCGCTGATCTGGCTGATCGGCGCGAACGTGGTGACGCTGGCCGTGCTGGTGGTGGCCGGCCTGGTCCTGACGCGCCTGCTGAACCTGCCCGCCCAGAACGTCCAGATCCCCATCACCGCGCTGCTGGTGTTCGCGCTCGGCAGCACGTACGGCTTCGCCCGCCTCGCGGACGTGCTCCTCGGCGCCGGTATCGGCATCGCGGCCAACCTCCTGGTCATGCCGCCCCGCTTCGTGGACAAGGCGGGCAAGGAGCTGTGCGGCCTGTCCGCCGAGCTGGCCGGCCTGGCCGAGGACATGTCGCACGGCCTGCGGGACGGCTGGGACCGGGAGATGGCCGGCGACTGGCTGGACCGGGCACGCGAGCTGTCCCAGCGCTTGGAGGACACCGAGCAGGCCGCGGAGCAGGCGGCGGAGTCCGTACGGCTGTCGCCGCGCCGCCGCCGCTACGACCGCCGCCTGCGCCAGGTGGCCGAGGCCGCCACCTGCCTCGACCACGCCTGTCACCAGCTCCGAGGCATCGCCAGGGGCCTGGTGGACCTCATCGCCGGCGTGCGCGGCCTGCCGGGGGAGCGCGGCGCCGACCTGCCCGAGCCGCTGGCGGACGAGCTGGCTGCGCTGTCGCGGGTGTTCAGGGACTTCGGCATGCTGCAGGTCGGCCACGGGCGCCAGGAGGACATGGACGACCTGTGCGCCGCGCTCGACGACGGGGAGCGCCAGCAGCGGCGGCTGGCCGACGAGTTCCACCGCACCCGGCACGTGGAGCTGCGCTCGCTGCAGGGGGCGCTGCTGGACGACTGCGCGCGCATCCGCCACGAGTTCGACCCCGACACCGGCCCGCACCGGGCGGCCTTCCCGAAGCAGGACTGA
- a CDS encoding ABC transporter permease subunit, whose amino-acid sequence MSEQNAFLFEVAPHHDARVPVAGQGLSRWRAALYLLLAVLLSAGVILAPLLVTVVISLSRPGAWPEVLSDGQAWQAVGNTLIWWVLVVVVCAVGLGLAWLVRNAGSALGLVMRVILVLPAVVSPLTTGAIFRLLFDTSRERGMAAALLGRDVAFLGPGWIWLVLGVAFVWQYAGVAFLVFHEALARLPSSLLRMARAFGVGRRRRLWSVVLPALAGPAALAYLFALVAAARVFDLVLMGVPGSTQALVEGGGLYWWRHNDDLGDAGAAALAVLMSLLVAGLASPALLGLRGRVSWADPAPAARPRPGRSRRLWPLAGAVAVVWLLPFAALLLTSLREPAAAARTGWWNGEPWTLSSYAEALSDSAFTGALGTTLLRAVAVVCVVLLAAVPAAYVLAHEHLLPRRAWRPVLLVSVALAALPPQAFAVPLQRWLSPVGAALPLIIVHAALVIPLAVLVLHNAFVRVPAPMLARDRYELFHVVREARPAVVLAGVLAFVLVWNDAVVGLLLNWPSGDHLPLILLEQARHFMSAASQLAAQAVIATAVPVLVLALTARRLYRGLTRGVRR is encoded by the coding sequence ATGAGCGAGCAGAACGCCTTCCTGTTCGAGGTGGCCCCCCATCACGACGCCCGGGTGCCGGTGGCCGGTCAGGGGCTCAGCCGCTGGCGGGCCGCGCTCTACCTGCTGCTGGCGGTGCTGCTGTCGGCGGGCGTGATCCTGGCCCCGCTCCTGGTGACGGTGGTCATCAGTCTCTCCAGGCCCGGCGCCTGGCCGGAGGTGCTCAGCGACGGCCAGGCCTGGCAGGCGGTCGGCAACACGCTGATCTGGTGGGTGCTGGTCGTGGTCGTGTGCGCGGTGGGCCTCGGCCTGGCCTGGCTGGTCAGGAACGCGGGCAGCGCGCTCGGCCTGGTCATGCGCGTCATCCTGGTGCTGCCCGCCGTGGTCTCCCCGCTCACCACGGGAGCGATCTTCCGGCTGCTGTTCGACACGAGCCGCGAGCGCGGCATGGCCGCCGCCCTGCTCGGCAGGGACGTGGCCTTCCTCGGGCCCGGCTGGATCTGGCTGGTGCTCGGGGTGGCGTTCGTCTGGCAGTACGCCGGGGTCGCGTTCCTGGTCTTCCACGAGGCCCTGGCCCGGCTGCCGTCGAGCCTGCTGCGGATGGCCAGGGCGTTCGGCGTGGGGCGGCGGCGCCGGCTGTGGTCCGTGGTGCTGCCCGCGCTGGCCGGGCCCGCCGCGCTGGCGTACCTGTTCGCGCTGGTGGCGGCGGCCCGCGTGTTCGACCTGGTGCTGATGGGGGTGCCGGGCTCGACGCAGGCGCTGGTGGAGGGCGGCGGGCTGTACTGGTGGCGGCACAACGACGACCTGGGCGACGCCGGGGCCGCCGCGCTGGCCGTGCTGATGTCCCTGCTGGTGGCGGGGCTGGCCTCGCCGGCGCTGCTCGGCCTGCGCGGGCGGGTGAGCTGGGCGGACCCGGCCCCGGCCGCGCGGCCGCGCCCCGGCCGCAGCAGGCGGCTGTGGCCGCTGGCCGGGGCGGTGGCGGTGGTGTGGCTGCTGCCGTTCGCGGCGCTGCTGCTCACCTCGCTGCGCGAGCCGGCCGCCGCCGCGCGCACCGGGTGGTGGAACGGCGAGCCGTGGACGCTCTCCTCGTACGCCGAGGCCCTGTCCGACAGCGCGTTCACCGGCGCTCTGGGCACCACGTTGCTGCGGGCCGTGGCGGTGGTGTGCGTGGTGCTGCTGGCCGCGGTGCCTGCGGCGTACGTGCTGGCGCACGAGCACCTGCTGCCGCGCCGCGCCTGGCGGCCCGTGCTGCTGGTCTCGGTGGCCCTGGCGGCGCTGCCGCCGCAGGCGTTCGCCGTGCCGCTGCAGCGCTGGCTGAGCCCCGTCGGCGCCGCGCTCCCGCTGATCATCGTGCACGCGGCGCTGGTGATCCCGCTGGCGGTGCTGGTGCTGCACAACGCGTTCGTCCGCGTGCCCGCGCCGATGCTCGCGCGGGACAGGTACGAGCTGTTCCACGTCGTCCGCGAGGCGCGCCCGGCCGTGGTGCTGGCCGGGGTGCTGGCGTTCGTCCTGGTCTGGAACGACGCGGTGGTCGGGCTGCTGCTCAACTGGCCGTCGGGCGACCACCTGCCGCTGATCCTGCTGGAGCAGGCCCGCCACTTCATGAGCGCCGCGAGCCAGCTGGCGGCGCAGGCCGTGATCGCCACCGCGGTGCCCGTGCTCGTGCTGGCGCTGACCGCGCGCCGGCTGTATCGGGGGCTGACCCGGGGGGTGCGCCGATGA
- a CDS encoding VOC family protein, translating to MRLSATVLETPDANALAAFYRALLGWEVADEEPGWVVLRPPGGGAGLSFSTDPQYVRPTWPARPGAQQMMAHLDIEVDDLAGSSARAVELGATVAEHQPQQDVLVHFDPDGHPFCLFLNT from the coding sequence GTGAGACTGTCCGCCACCGTGCTGGAGACGCCCGACGCCAACGCGCTGGCCGCCTTCTACCGCGCCCTGCTGGGCTGGGAGGTGGCGGACGAGGAGCCGGGCTGGGTCGTCCTCAGGCCGCCGGGCGGCGGGGCCGGGCTGTCGTTCTCCACCGACCCCCAGTACGTGCGGCCGACCTGGCCCGCCCGGCCGGGAGCCCAGCAGATGATGGCGCACCTGGACATCGAGGTGGACGACCTGGCCGGGAGCAGCGCCAGGGCCGTCGAGCTGGGCGCGACGGTGGCCGAGCACCAGCCGCAGCAGGACGTGCTGGTGCACTTCGACCCCGACGGCCATCCCTTCTGCCTCTTCCTGAACACGTAG